A single region of the Phaenicophaeus curvirostris isolate KB17595 chromosome 4, BPBGC_Pcur_1.0, whole genome shotgun sequence genome encodes:
- the LOC138719687 gene encoding G-rich sequence factor 1-like — protein MVLVCTERVCSCQELRGWEPVLCGPGGSISLGFSHVERGTLLLPRSSSFPSTRQAFFAPLKPTRLMVEYNSHGDATGAADVHFASCEDAVAAMAKEGAQLERSPVELFLNEHPKVKDDC, from the exons ATGGTGTTGGTGTGCACGGAACGGGTGTGTTCCTGCCAGGAGCTGAGAGGGTGGGAGCCTGTGCTCTGTGGGCCAGGCGGCTCCATCTCTCTCGGCTTCAGCCACGTGGAGAGGGGGACCCTGTTGCTACCCAGGAGCTCCAGCTTCCCCAGCACCAGACAGGCT ttctttgcCCCGCTGAAGCCCACGAGGCTCATGGTGGAATACAACTCCCATGGAGACGCCACAGGAGCAGCAGACGTGCATTTTGCGAGCTGTGAGGACGCGGTGGCTGCCATGGCCAAGGAGGGGGCACAGCTGG AGCGCAGTCCCGTTGAGCTCTTCCTGAATGAGCATCCAAAGGTGAAAGATGACTGctag
- the NPFFR2 gene encoding neuropeptide FF receptor 2, translating to MDSNSSFDWAQALNYNGTYQYFYLEGNVSYVDFYLHQPSVAAIFIAFYLLIFLLCMVGNGVVCFTILRSKHMRTVTNLFILNLAVSDLLVGIFCMPTTLLDNIIAGWPFGSLVCKMSGMVQGISVSASVFTLVAIAVDRFRCIVYPFKQKLTIPTAVVIIAVIWILAVAIMCPSAVMLQVQEEKHFRVILGYGNETRPVYWCREDWPDPGMRKIYTTVLFANIYLAPLSLIIIMYARISIALFNTAVPAVGKHSQEQRHSVSKKKQRVIKMLIIVALLFTLSWLPLWTVMMLSDYANLSDAQLQIINIYIYPFAHWLAFFNSSVNPIIYGFFNENFRRGFQAAFKLQLCSREMVHREVCSRHGQSNAILLAANHQMPQEQACQNTKEERKAVKKGNWVNNQQDLIVEDLEEPCSHGIK from the exons ATGGACTCAAACTCTTCATTTGATTGGGCTCAGGCGCTGAATTACAACGGGACATACCAGTACTTCTACTTAGAGGGCAATGTTTCCTACGTGGACTTCTACCTTCATCAGCCTTCGGTGGCAGCTATATTCATCGCCTTTTAcctcctcatcttcctgctCTGCATGGTTGGCAACGGAGTGGTTTGCTTCACCATCCTGAGGAGTAAACATATGCGTACGGTCACAAACCTTTTCATCCTGAACCTGGCAGTCAGCGACTTACTGGTGGGAATCTTCTGCATGCCCACCACCCTCCTGGACAACATCATTGCAG GATGGCCATTTGGAAGCCTGGTTTGCAAAATGAGTGGGATGGTCCAAGGAATTTCTGTGTCTGCCTCTGTCTTTACCCTGGTTGCAATTGCTGTGGACAG GTTCCGCTGCATCGTTTATCCGTTCAAGCAGAAGCTGACCATTCCGACTGCAGTCGTCATTATAGCGGTCATCTGGATCCTGGCCGTCGCAATCATGTGTCCGTCCGCAGTCATGCTGCAGGTACAAGAAGAGAAGCATTTCAGGGTGATCCTTGGCTATGGCAATGAAACCCGCCCTGTATACTGGTGCCGGGAGGACTGGCCTGACCCAGGAATGAGAAAGATCTACACGACagttctctttgccaacatctaTCTAGCTCCCCTGTCGCTCATCATTATCATGTATGCTAGGATAAGCATTGCTCTCTTCAACACAGCGGTGCCCGCAGTAGGAAAACACAGCCAGGAGCAACGGCACAGCGTGtctaagaagaaacaaagagtCATCAAAATGCTCATTATTGTGGCTTTGCTCTTCACCCTCTCCTGGCTGCCCTTGTGGACTGTGATGATGCTTTCAGACTACGCCAACCTTTCAGATGCCCAGCTGCAGATCATCAACATCTACATCTACCCCTTTGCCCACTGGCTGGCCTTTTTCAATAGCAGCGTCAACCCCATCATCTACGGTTTCTTTAACGAAAACTTCCGACGAGGCTTTCAGGCCGCCTTTAAGCTTCAGctctgctccagggagatgGTGCACAGGGAGGTCTGTTCTCGGCACGGCCAGAGCAATGCCATTCTGCTTGCTGCCAACCACCAGATGCCCCAGGAGCAAGCTTGTCAAAACActaaagaggagaggaaggcagtgaaaaaaggaaattgGGTGAATAACCAGCAGGACTTGATAGTGGAGGATCTAGAAGAGCCCTGCAGCCACGGGATTAAGTGA